In Corvus cornix cornix isolate S_Up_H32 chromosome 28, ASM73873v5, whole genome shotgun sequence, one genomic interval encodes:
- the NFILZ gene encoding NFIL3 like protein yields MENFLAPQSELVLQQGRAQLLLGKAGGHSRRKREFMPDDKKDTMYWEKRRKNNEAAKRSREKRRLNDVAMESQLAALSRENAVLRTEAAVPQAALRAPQPRAQPLPGPPPRALPQGAPGSLPTAGHGALCW; encoded by the coding sequence ATGGAGAACTTCCTGGCCCCTCAGAGcgagctggtgctgcagcagggcagggcccagctgctcctggggaaggCGGGTGGACATTCCCGGCGGAAGCGGGAATTCATGCCGGACGACAAGAAGGACACCATGTACTGGGAGAAGAGGCGCAAGAACAACGAGGCCGCCAAGCGCTCGCGGGAGAAGCGGCGCCTCAACGACGTGGCCATGGAGagccagctggcagcactgagCCGCGAGAACGCCGTGCTCAGGACCGAAGCTGCTGTCCCTCAAGCTGCGCTTCGGGCTCCTCAGCCCcgagcccagcccctgccagggccaCCCCCTCGGGCTCTACCTCAAGGGGCACCGGGCAGCCTCCCCACTGCTGGGCATGGAGCCCTTTGCTGGTGa